The following proteins are co-located in the Nilaparvata lugens isolate BPH chromosome 14, ASM1435652v1, whole genome shotgun sequence genome:
- the LOC120354134 gene encoding uncharacterized protein LOC120354134, which produces MRSLLSGSAAAVTAEVEPPVAGDPADDVTADVTSSTSADVTSPAFRDPSLHRSTSTTSAGSSQHCYQLNRSNSSTGGGGSSQESKQQSVNEEGDEQSSLLLEGKKKKKRVEGEAEEEGEGEEKKDDSLLTKDPLSCKVILQEQKKDDDEAAFVCKVRRSESLEKRALKNADDLLAAGESKISRRSSDRALKRSDSLTKSEKTESNLYRRRQASQQQASKRKNGVGATSSSAGGGGGGGTNTRKCAIKRRHTVGGTKDLTWALDAVETGRSDSGSGAGGSEATYQHRRTSSPDLSRAARSACCTLVVAPWGGEGVGVTSPLESHV; this is translated from the exons ATGCGCTCACTGCTTTCTGGGTCGGCTGCTGCGGTCACGGCAGAAGTGGAGCCACCTGTGGCTGGGGACCCGGCAGATGATGTGACGGCAGACGTGACGTCATCGACATCAGCCGATGTGACGTCACCCGCCTTCCGTGATCCCAGCCTGCATCGGTCCACCTCTACTACTTCTGCCGGCTCCAGTCAACACTGCTATCAG TTGAACCGCAGCAACTCATCAACCGGCGGCGGCGGCAGCAGCCAGGAAAGCAAACAGCAGAGTGTCAATGAAGAGGGGGACGAACAATCATCATTATTActagaaggaaagaagaagaagaagcgagtggaaggagaagcagaggaagaaggagagggagaagagaagaaggacgACAGTTTACTCACCAAGGATCCTCTGTCCTGTAAAGTCATTTTACAGGAGCAGAAAAAGGATGACGATGAAGCCGCCTTTGTTTGCAAG GTGCGACGCAGTGAATCGTTGGAGAAACGCGCGTTGAAAAACGCAGACGATTTGCTGGCGGCTGGAGAGAGCAAGATATCGCGTCGCAGTTCAGATCGCGCGTTGAAACGCAGTGATTCGCTCACCAAGTCAGAGAAGACCGAATCGAATCTCTATCGGCGGCGACAGGCCAGCCAACAACAG GCAAGCAAACGTAAGAACGGTGTAGGAGCGACCAGTAGTAGTGCGGgcgggggagggggagggggaaccAACACACGCAAATGCGCCATCAAACGGCGTCACACAGTCGGAGGCACCAAGGACCTGACGTGGGCACTGGACGCAGTGGAAACTGGACGCAGTGACAGTGGCTCGGGTGCCGGTGGTTCGGAGGCCACCTACCAGCACAGGCGAACCTCATCGCCGGACCTCAGTCGAGCCGCGCGCTCTGCCTGCTGTACGCTGGTCGTCGCTCCGTGGGGGGGTGAGGGTGTCGGGGTCACTTCGCCGCTCGAGTCGCACGTCTAG